The nucleotide window AAGGGCCACCGCACGGAAGCCACGGGCGTCTGGGTGATCGGTGACGTCACATCGGGGCCGATGCTCGCCCACAAGGCCGAAGACGAAGCCATGGCCTGCATCGAGCAGATCGTCGGCAAGGCCGGCGAGGTCAATTACGACTTGATTCCCAGCGTGATCTACACCAAGCCGGAGCTGGCCAGCGTCGGCAAGACCGAAGAACAACTCAAGGCCGAAGGTCGCGCCTACAAAGTCGGCAAGTTCCCCTTCACCGCCAACAGCCGGGCGAAGATCAACCACGAGACTGAAGGCTTCGCCAAGGTACTGGCCGATGAACGCACCGACGAAGTCCTCGGCGTGCACCTTGTGGGCCCGAGCGTCAGCGAAATGATTGGCGAATATTGCGTGGCCATGGAATTCAGCGCCTCGGCTGAAGACATCGCCCTGACCTGTCATCCCCACCCGACCCGCTCCGAAGCCCTGCGCCAAGCGGCAATGGATGTGGAGGGGATGGCGACGCAGATGTAAGCCTGGAGGTCGATGGAGACTGAACTACCGCTATCGCGAGCAGGCTCGCTCCCACATTTGATCTGTGGCGTTCACAAAACCAATGTGGGAGCGAGCCTGCTCGCGATGCAGTCGACTCGGTCTAAAGCGGCAAATGCTCCAACGGCAGTGCCCCTGGCGTCTTCACCGTGTGAATCGCAAAGTTGCTGCGAATGTCGCTCACACCCGGCAATTTCAGCAGTCGCCCGGTGAGAAACCGGTCATAGGCGCGTAAATCCGGCACCACCACTTGCAACAGAAAATCAGACTCCCCTGACACCAGGAACGCCGAAATCACCTCAGGCAATGTCGTCACGGCCAGGCGAAAGGCTTCGGCCTGTTCATCGTTATGCCGTTCGACCTTGACCCCGACAAACACCGTCAGCCCAAGGCCCACTTCATCCCGATCCAGATTGGCCTGATAGCCGCGAATCACGCCCGCCTCTTCCAGCATCCGTACTCGACGCAAACAGGGCGAGGCGGACAGGCCGATCTCGTCGGCCAATTGCACGTTGCTCAGGCGTCCGTCCCGTTGCAGTGCCGCGAGAATCTTGCGGTCGTAGGCGTCCAGTTTCATGGCTTGGCAGATCCTGACTGTTCGATCATCACAAAGTGGCAGGTTATGCCAAATATTTAAGCTTTAGAAGCTGACTACGCAACCACCTGCCCTGCCCCTCGGCCGTAGACTGACCTCACCAAATCGACAACGAACGGGGTGCAACGTGGCAGAACTCTGGCTGTTTTTCGTGGCGTTGACAGTGGTTTACCTATTGCCCGGCCCGGATATGATTCTGCTGTTGCAGACCGGCGCGCGTCAGGGCAAAGGCGCGGCGCTGGCCACGGCGTTGGGGCTGGGCGTGGCACGCGGTTGTCATGTGGCCTTGGCGGCGTTGGGTTTGGCGGCGTTGTTCAAGACGGCCCCCTGGACTTTTGATGTGGTGCGCCTGGCCGGGGCCGCGTACCTGCTGTGGATCGGCATTCAGTGCCTGCGCACCACGATGCTGCCGAGCTTGAACGGTGCAGGCGCCACGACTGAAAAACCGCATTGGCGCGAGGCGATCCACCGCGGTTTGCTAACCAACCTGCTCAACCCCAAGGCACTGTTGTTCTGCTCGGTGCTGCTGCCGCAGTTCATTGAGCCTCACGCCGGACCAGTACTCGGGCAATTTGCAACGCTGGGCATGATGCTGGTCGGCGTCGGGTTGTTGTTCGACAGTGCTTATGCGCTGGTCGGCGCCGCACTGGGCCGTTGGCTGCAACGCAGTCCATCGGCCCAGCGGGTACAGCAGTGGTTGTTCGGCAGCCTGCTGATCGGCTTCGCGGTGCGGCTGACCTTTGTGCAACAGGCTTGAGCGTTACCGCGCTTTACGACGACGGCGACTGATCAGCAGCAACGCCGCCGCCGTGATCGCCACAATAGCGCCTACCTGCACCGGCTTCTTGTAAGGCCGCAACATCGAACGCGTAGCATCGGTGGCCTGGGTTACATAACGTTTGCTGGCGTTCTGAAAGTCGGGATAAGGGCATTGGTGACCGAAGTTCACCGCCCAATCCACGTACGGCCCTTCTTTTACATACCGTTGATAGAAGGCACTTTCCTCTTCAAGGCTGGTGTTCCACCCCGCCGCCGCACACAACACTGCCGCAAAAGCCTGGCTGGTATGAGGCAGATTATCGGCAGCACGACTGGCCAAAGCCGTTGCGATATAACGATAGTGATAGCGCTGATCGGGTTGAGCGGCGCTGGCTTGCTGACGCTGGACTTCATCTTCAGCCACTAACGGACCGACCTCGAGCTCGCGGCTCTCAAGGCTGTAATTACCGCCGAACGTGGCGTAATCCGGTGCCATCTCGTAGCCAAGAATCTCCATTCCCCATTGGCGTGCCGTCAAAGCCGCATTGAACAACGCCGCGGCACGTTTGGTCGGCCACCAGGCAGCGTCCGCCTCCTGACGCAACTGTCCATACGCCTTGGCCTTGTTCTGCAGATCGACGTTGTCGAAGTAAGCCGGTGCTTCGTCATAACGCCCTTCACGCAACAGGCGCCGCCCCAGCAGATTGCGCAGGCTCGCGGCCACTGGCAACGGCACATAATTGTCGCGATCCTGCTGGCTGAGCGCTGGCGGTGCCGGCACCTGAGTGTCGACGTACTGCTTGAGCTCATCGAGGGTCAGCACCCGCTCGGCAACCGTAGCCGCGTCGAACCAGTAGATGCCTTGGCTGCGATAGAGTTGATCGAAGGCTTGCAGATAATCCCCGCGTTGCAGGGCCAGGATCGCGCTTTCACCCTCGACCCGGCACTTGGGCTGGAGCGTTTCGTAATCCCAGTCCGGAGTCCGTCGTTCGCCCCAGGATTCGTTCTGCGGGAAGGCCTGGGCGGCCTTGGCATAGGCCGCCGCGGCAGCGTTTTTGTCGCCATCACGCAACGCCAGTTTCGCCCGCAGCCACCACGCGAGGCCGCCGTCACCGGCCTGTTCGAGGAAGGCTTTGGCGCTGGCGTAATCGCCCTGTTGATAATTCATTGCCGCCAGGCGATCTGCGTTATCGAGACTGCCACGGGTGCTGGTTTGCAGCAGTTTGATCAGTTTCTGTTCGTTCGGCGGTTGATCACCGAATGACCAGCCCAGTCGACTGATCAACGACGCCGTCACCAGTTGCTGCACCGCTTTGCCCTTGAGCACCTCGGCCAGTTGATCGTCAGGCATCGCCGCCAGATCGGCCATCAACAGCTTCAGCGAGGTGTAACCCACCGCCGAACCGTGGAGGTTCTGCGTGGCGTAGAGTTGGATGGCGTTGTTCCAGTCGCCAGCGGTGCGAGCCACTCGCGCTTCTTCGCCGAGGCTGGCGACACCCAGTTCCAACGGGTCGCTGAAGCCGTCAATGCTCAACTGACGAGTCTGCTCGAAGGCCTTTCGAGATTGAGCCAGCAGGTCCGGGCCGGCACCCGCTTCTGAACTCATGGCGAACAGTGCCCGCCCCAACGAATAAGCCGCCCAGGTGCTGCGCAACGGGCGTTGATCCGCCGGCAGCGCCAGCACTTTCTGAAAGTATTCGGCGGCCAAACCATGGTCACCGGCGTTGAACGCCACCGCGCCAGCCAGATAGAACGTGAACTCGGTCGGCAGATTCGCGCCTTGCTCTTCTACCTGACGGGCATCGGTCAGGCTGCGCAGCTGTTTCACCCGCGCTTGTTGCTCGGGCGTCAAACCGGCCTGTTCGGCGGTGTCGCGCTGACCGGTGTAATCGGGCGCATCGCCATAACCGTCCCCGGGAATGTTGGTGGCTGCGGTGACATTTTTCAGTCCCGCGATGGCATGCCCGAGGCGGTTGATCTCAAGGTTGAAGTTGCCTTCCGGCAGTTCCGCCAGCGACTGGTCACGGTTGTCCAGCAGGCGCATGGGGAAGTCCGGCCCGCAGGCCAGCACCGAACCCAACGGCAGGCTGAGGCTCAGGCAAAGCACATGGCGGGGCCAGTTACGGGTGAACATTCGAACCTCCTTGATCAATATTTGCGCAGCGTGCCCAACCGATGGCGCGCTGCCCGCCGGCCGGGATTCGACCGTCGCGCAGGCGGGTGAAGGTAAGCAGATCCGGGCGCTGTTGCAACGCATAACCGGCCAGCGCATCGGCACCCTCGCAGCCCCGCACCGCCAACGTCAGGCGTTCGGGCCAGGCACTGTCAAGGTTGCCTTGGTTGCTGACGCTGATGTCGTAGAGGCCGTCCTGCGCCGAGAGCTTCAGCCCCACGCGACTGTCGAGCGTATCGCCACGCGCCACAGCAACCAGCGTCGTCAGGCTCCAGGCCCGGCGATCATTGGCCAGGGGCAGGCGAAACCAGATCAGCCCGGCCAGATGGGCCGGCGGATCGGCGCGCAACTCGGCACCGAGCTTGCTCAGTTGCAGTGGATCCGCCATCAACTCCCGGCGTTTGCCACCCCGCTCGATGGGCACTTCGCTTTCCACAACCGGCGCGCCACCGGCCCCCGGCAACAGCGCCACGCCATAAGCCGGCAGCGCCAGATAAAACGGTTTCGAGGTGATACGGCTCCAGGCCTTGGCCCACTGTCGGGCCTGATCCGGGT belongs to Pseudomonas sp. B21-015 and includes:
- a CDS encoding Lrp/AsnC family transcriptional regulator; this encodes MKLDAYDRKILAALQRDGRLSNVQLADEIGLSASPCLRRVRMLEEAGVIRGYQANLDRDEVGLGLTVFVGVKVERHNDEQAEAFRLAVTTLPEVISAFLVSGESDFLLQVVVPDLRAYDRFLTGRLLKLPGVSDIRSNFAIHTVKTPGALPLEHLPL
- a CDS encoding LysE family translocator, with product MAELWLFFVALTVVYLLPGPDMILLLQTGARQGKGAALATALGLGVARGCHVALAALGLAALFKTAPWTFDVVRLAGAAYLLWIGIQCLRTTMLPSLNGAGATTEKPHWREAIHRGLLTNLLNPKALLFCSVLLPQFIEPHAGPVLGQFATLGMMLVGVGLLFDSAYALVGAALGRWLQRSPSAQRVQQWLFGSLLIGFAVRLTFVQQA
- a CDS encoding DUF3142 domain-containing protein, with amino-acid sequence MVFFIRLSALLAALLLLSGCERPDAPPLDQQLYVWQRQWTSAHDAALRDSRADFSSLRVLALQAFPQAGWSRARIDPARLKRDGRPLIAVIRLDGQLKGLDQDEVTAQIQQVLSDWQGQGLVLSGVEIDHDAGNARLPAYREFLTHLRADLPASLPLSITALPAWLDSPELPALLATVDSSVLQVHAVSDPRRGLFDPDQARQWAKAWSRITSKPFYLALPAYGVALLPGAGGAPVVESEVPIERGGKRRELMADPLQLSKLGAELRADPPAHLAGLIWFRLPLANDRRAWSLTTLVAVARGDTLDSRVGLKLSAQDGLYDISVSNQGNLDSAWPERLTLAVRGCEGADALAGYALQQRPDLLTFTRLRDGRIPAGGQRAIGWARCANIDQGGSNVHP